One Cucurbita pepo subsp. pepo cultivar mu-cu-16 chromosome LG11, ASM280686v2, whole genome shotgun sequence DNA window includes the following coding sequences:
- the LOC111805467 gene encoding uncharacterized protein LOC111805467, with translation VGLYPKGSPSRNSRRPKSSPGLRGGLEIVFNQQLTRLG, from the coding sequence GTAGGGCTTTACCCAAAAGGGAGCCCTTCCAGAAATTCTCGAAGGCCTAAGTCAAGCCCAGGCCTAAGAGGGGGTTTGGAAATAGTTTTCAACCAGCAATTGACGCGCCTCGGTTAG
- the LOC111805989 gene encoding patatin-like protein 2 isoform X1: MDSTNVPLQPPTFGNLITVLSIDGGGIRGLIPGTILNFLESELQKLDGEDARIADYFDVIAGTSTGGLVTAMLTAPNENNRPLFSAKDIKDFYLDHSPKIFPQKRFGRSLAIEKIVNALMGPKYDGKYLHQLVKEKLGDTKLSQTLTNVVIPAFDIKLLQPTIFSSYEVKNKPDLNAAVSDICISTSAAPTYLPAHYFKTQNVATGKVREFNLVDGGVAANNPTLLAMGEVTKEALKGNPDFFAIRVTDYSRFLVISLGTGSPKDEMKYTSEKAAKWGLLQWLTAGGSTPIIDVFSHASSDMVDFHLSVVFKALHCEQNYLRIQDDTLNGVISSVDIATKKNLNDLVEVGEKLLKKPVSRVNLETGVVQPRDSETNEQALIRFAKVLSTERRLRHSKSPHGKDAAASI; this comes from the exons atggattCAACAAATGTTCCTCTCCAGCCTCCAACTTTTGGAAACCTTATCACGGTGTTGAGTATCGATGGAGGTGGAATCCGAGGGCTCATCCCCGGAACCATCCTCAATTTCTTGGAGTCTGAACTTCAG AAACTAGACGGCGAGGATGCAAGAATCGCCGATTATTTCGATGTGATTGCTGGGACGAGCACTGGTGGATTGGTGACAGCCATGTTAACTGCTCCAAACGAAAACAATCGTCCCTTGTTTTCGGCTAAAGACATCAAAGATTTCTACCTCGACCACTCTCCTAAAATCTTCCCCCAGAAACG TTTTGGCAGATCGCTGGCGATAGAAAAGATCGTCAATGCGCTGATGGGTCCAAAATATGATGGAAAGTATCTCCACCAGCTCGTCAAGGAAAAACTTGGAGATACAAAATTGAGCCAAACTTTGACTAATGTTGTTATCCCTGCCTTCGACATCAAGCTCCTTCAGCCCACCATCTTCTCCAGCTACGAG GTCAAGAACAAACCTGATTTGAATGCAGCGGTCTCCGACATATGCATTTCGACATCCGCGGCGCCTACTTATCTTCCTGCTCATTACTTCAAAACTCAGAATGTCGCCACTGGTAAAGTTAGGGAATTTAACCTTGTTGATGGTGGCGTTGCTGCTAATAATCCA ACTTTGCTGGCTATGGGTGAAGTGACAAAGGAGGCACTGAAAGGGAACCCAGATTTCTTTGCTATAAGAGTAACAGATTACTCGAGGTTTCTAGTTATATCGTTGGGGACGGGATCCCCAaaagatgaaatgaaatacACGTCGGAGAAGGCTGCCAAGTGGGGTTTGTTGCAGTGGCTCACGGCCGGCGGTTCCACGCCGATCATCGACGTGTTTTCTCATGCAAGTTCTGATATGGTGGATTTTCATCTTTCTGTGGTTTTTAAAGCTCTTCATTGCGAACAAAACTACCTCCGAAttcag GATGATACATTGAACGGAGTTATATCCTCAGTGGACATAGCCACGAAGAAGAACTTGAATGATCTTGTTGAGGTCGGTGaaaaattgttgaagaaaCCAGTCTCGAGGGTGAATTTGGAGACGGGTGTTGTTCAACCTCGTGATTCTGAAACAAACGAGCAAGCTCTCATAAG GTTCGCAAAAGTGCTGTCCACGGAAAGGAGGCTTCGCCATTCCAAGTCTCCCCATGGAAAGGATGCTGCAGCGtccatttaa
- the LOC111805989 gene encoding patatin-like protein 2 isoform X2 codes for MDSTNVPLQPPTFGNLITVLSIDGGGIRGLIPGTILNFLESELQKLDGEDARIADYFDVIAGTSTGGLVTAMLTAPNENNRPLFSAKDIKDFYLDHSPKIFPQKRSLAIEKIVNALMGPKYDGKYLHQLVKEKLGDTKLSQTLTNVVIPAFDIKLLQPTIFSSYEVKNKPDLNAAVSDICISTSAAPTYLPAHYFKTQNVATGKVREFNLVDGGVAANNPTLLAMGEVTKEALKGNPDFFAIRVTDYSRFLVISLGTGSPKDEMKYTSEKAAKWGLLQWLTAGGSTPIIDVFSHASSDMVDFHLSVVFKALHCEQNYLRIQDDTLNGVISSVDIATKKNLNDLVEVGEKLLKKPVSRVNLETGVVQPRDSETNEQALIRFAKVLSTERRLRHSKSPHGKDAAASI; via the exons atggattCAACAAATGTTCCTCTCCAGCCTCCAACTTTTGGAAACCTTATCACGGTGTTGAGTATCGATGGAGGTGGAATCCGAGGGCTCATCCCCGGAACCATCCTCAATTTCTTGGAGTCTGAACTTCAG AAACTAGACGGCGAGGATGCAAGAATCGCCGATTATTTCGATGTGATTGCTGGGACGAGCACTGGTGGATTGGTGACAGCCATGTTAACTGCTCCAAACGAAAACAATCGTCCCTTGTTTTCGGCTAAAGACATCAAAGATTTCTACCTCGACCACTCTCCTAAAATCTTCCCCCAGAAACG ATCGCTGGCGATAGAAAAGATCGTCAATGCGCTGATGGGTCCAAAATATGATGGAAAGTATCTCCACCAGCTCGTCAAGGAAAAACTTGGAGATACAAAATTGAGCCAAACTTTGACTAATGTTGTTATCCCTGCCTTCGACATCAAGCTCCTTCAGCCCACCATCTTCTCCAGCTACGAG GTCAAGAACAAACCTGATTTGAATGCAGCGGTCTCCGACATATGCATTTCGACATCCGCGGCGCCTACTTATCTTCCTGCTCATTACTTCAAAACTCAGAATGTCGCCACTGGTAAAGTTAGGGAATTTAACCTTGTTGATGGTGGCGTTGCTGCTAATAATCCA ACTTTGCTGGCTATGGGTGAAGTGACAAAGGAGGCACTGAAAGGGAACCCAGATTTCTTTGCTATAAGAGTAACAGATTACTCGAGGTTTCTAGTTATATCGTTGGGGACGGGATCCCCAaaagatgaaatgaaatacACGTCGGAGAAGGCTGCCAAGTGGGGTTTGTTGCAGTGGCTCACGGCCGGCGGTTCCACGCCGATCATCGACGTGTTTTCTCATGCAAGTTCTGATATGGTGGATTTTCATCTTTCTGTGGTTTTTAAAGCTCTTCATTGCGAACAAAACTACCTCCGAAttcag GATGATACATTGAACGGAGTTATATCCTCAGTGGACATAGCCACGAAGAAGAACTTGAATGATCTTGTTGAGGTCGGTGaaaaattgttgaagaaaCCAGTCTCGAGGGTGAATTTGGAGACGGGTGTTGTTCAACCTCGTGATTCTGAAACAAACGAGCAAGCTCTCATAAG GTTCGCAAAAGTGCTGTCCACGGAAAGGAGGCTTCGCCATTCCAAGTCTCCCCATGGAAAGGATGCTGCAGCGtccatttaa